The proteins below come from a single Drosophila kikkawai strain 14028-0561.14 chromosome 3R, DkikHiC1v2, whole genome shotgun sequence genomic window:
- the smash gene encoding PHD finger protein rhinoceros isoform X5, with translation MKSDNAAELDKAIGAAGSGAAGAASRNVDEQQNHINRNGSNGNHNNGVAVGQASTSNASKAAGREYISSPGYDTSSSTAPASSPDPCEYTYEGAIQDYKQRVQRASSNGNANANGKVNGEPIAYPTRRGSKIEDRLSGFEVTSPSDTQEGVEKQKVDVPKVDISKRKEIFEQAKSSSSHGAASAAPKVVLRDRLTNGNGGAPAGFKPEVKRLSGDISSIRDRMQSLEQQRNAFNSSKSVDVPVPPLKQRLNSLQQSVTKEEQKKPPLVALIDARQLEIMRGEEERMRQQQQQKKEQHLAQHQTTVASPPTAAPPALIIEEPPATSANDDSGIQEDTSEELQQQQQQLNAAIAALALEERQLEEAANAVNQIEAEFDELTDLNPSPLPPSPARPAAQTSSSSPSSSSAASAPIQAANQAAAPPLRDMEFSINEALELALEAIDRETTPRPMDKAQQLAEKPEEEEEEHHNEKQQEDSKQEPKSEPEQGGTHTEGGGDMPNKTDEQKQGEREPIYENVSSTISMHEVDNEQIATMTITTQTQAATRRSHRRSIPNNQTSNSNNNENNQNTNQTNSNSNNSNQSENNPAAAAATATAPPLAPIVPPTASAAAGEAEPYYQVPKATEPYYDAPKHLRPVPVYENIEIFYSGLEISQGSALPPVGLMEPPKEKPPPPPTESPPPVPVRDSRVDELDGLDSSLGHNTDTWSSDNTYETISNGTRRQLQGQLLEPAQPSPPIKRMNSTKRIKKELRNKRSSFLGIETDGDLDDMESYLELTVAPPPDMAQLLQEERRLEKQLYIKAGLCDSSDTGDSRDSGVSENHSRQSSEHYTNSSEENDTQSEATPPPLPPPPATTHLGEVIYQNENLLLAAQTPLLQTVKGNSAESWTESATAAAAATQSLSEATATANAKMQSIEEKIREQGEVLRVERELLHFSQEELKRQRENLLLRENLARRELQHGAKMLMSNNRRSLQDLHHGLGIGNGMLSAFQPPPPPQHHQQPLHPTHPQQIYANVPQQQQQQQQQKAALYAYHQMDTDYRKSMSDLNEFSNRLMLPPTPPTKPLRAMHIAAANGHGLEPDYAVSTRQRQPPVPYGGSLVKIAGAPMGPRLSGPGYPVQASAAAAYHHQSAQNLSNMSRNTLLALSATPKPKYTDGWVQVQQRKSYDSNLANDPAWLSAQQQKRKSMPDYGGAVYNNNHWLLQEAEQRRIDQLNRRSMPASKSNGKPLPDSIIQTLTERVQSKGIGERKRFDGNGNYSQVNGNTNNGYQQQPHQQQQQQPQHPQKTNSSSNNNNNSNGSQEKVLSVSGKKKCSHCGDELGRGAAMIIESLLLFYHINCFKCCVCHVQLGDGLNGTDVRVRNHKLHCQNCYSSDEFKFSCV, from the exons atgaaa AGTGACAATGCCGCCGAGCTGGACAAGGCCATTGGCGCCGCTGGTTCTGGGGCTGCGGGAGCAGCTTCCCGCAACGTGGACGAGCAGCAAAATCACATCAACCGCAACGGCAGCAATGGCAACCACAACAACGGAGTGGCCGTTGGCCAGGCGAGCACATCGAATGCCTCCAAGGCAGCAGGCAGAGAGTACATCTCCTCGCCGGGATACGACACATCCTCCAGCACGGCGCCAGCCAGCTCTCCGGATCCCTGTGAATACACCTACGAGGGAGCGATCCAGGACTACAAGCAGCGGGTTCAAAGGGCCAGCAGCAATggcaatgccaatgccaatggCAAGGTGAACGGTGAACCCATCGCATATCCCACCCGGCGTGGCTCCAAGATTGAGGACCGTCTTAGCGGCTTCGAGGTGACCTCGCCCAGCGACACGCAGGAGGGCGTCGAAAAACAGAAAGTGGATGTACCCAAGGTGGACATCTCGAAGCGCAAGGAAATCTTCGAGCAGGCCAAGTCGAGTAGCTCTCACGGAGCTGCCTCTGCTGCTCCCAAAGTGGTGCTGCGGGATCGCCTGACGAATGGCAACGGCGGAGCCCCGGCTGGCTTCAAGCCGGAGGTAAAGCGTCTCTCGGGCGACATCTCCAGCATTCGAGATCGGATGCAGAGTCTCGAGCAGCAGCGCAACGCCTTCAATTCCAGCAAGAGTGTGGATGTGCCGGTGCCGCCACTCAAGCAGCGCTTGAACAGCCTGCAGCAGTCCGTTACCAAAGAGGAGCAGAAGAAGCCGCCGCTGGTGGCCCTCATCGATGCCCGCCAGCTGGAGATCATGAGAGGAGAGGAGGAACGGAtgcgtcagcagcagcagcagaagaaggAGCAGCATCTCGCCCAGCACCAGACAACGGTGGCCTCTCCGCCGACggcagctccaccagctctgaTCATAGAGGAGCCGCCGGCAACATCCGCCAACGATGACAGCGGCATCCAGGAGGACACCAGtgaggagctgcagcagcagcagcagcaactcaaTGCGGCCATCGCCGCCTTGGCCCTCGAGGAGCGTCAGCTGGAGGAGGCTGCCAATGCGGTCAACCAGATCGAGGCGGAGTTTGACGAGCTGACCGATCTGAATCCATCGCCATTGCCACCGTCGCCGGCTCGACCCGCGGCTCAGACCTCGTCTTCGTcaccgtcgtcgtcgtcagcTGCTTCAGCTCCAATTCAAGCGGCCAATCAGGCGGCAGCTCCTCCATTGCGGGACATGGAATTTAGT ATCAACGAAGCTCTTGAATTGGCGCTCGAGGCAATCGATCGCGAGACGACACCCAGGCCAATGGACAAGGCGCAGCAACTGGCAGAGAaaccggaggaggaggaggaggagcaccaCAACGAGAAGCAACAGGAGGATTCGAAGCAGGAGCCAAAGTCGGAGCCTGAACAGGGGGGAACACACACAGAGGGTGGGGGGGATATGCCAAATAAAACCGACGAGCAGAAGCAGGGGGAACGAGAGCCCATCTATGAGAATGTCAGCTCGACTATATCTATGCACGAAGTAGATAATGAACAGATAGCAACGATGACGATAACCACACAGACCCAGGCGGCGACGCGTAGGAGTCACAGGAGAAGCATTCCAAATAACCaaaccagcaacagcaacaataacgaGAATAATCAAAACACTAATCaaaccaacagcaacagcaacaacagcaatcaGAGCGAGAAcaacccagcagcagcagcagcaacggcaacagcaCCACCACTAGCCCCCATTGTGCCACCAAcagcatcggcggcggcgggtgAAGCAGAGCCCTACTATCAAGTGCCCAAGGCCACGGAGCCCTACTACGATGCCCCCAAGCATTTGCGACCCGTTCCCGTCTACGAGAACATCGAGATCTTCTACTCCGGCCTGGAAATCAGTCAAGGATCGGCGCTACCACCCGTGGGCCTGATGGAGCCGCCTAAGGAGaaaccaccgccgccgcccaccGAAAGTCCGCCGCCAGTTCCAGTTCGCGACAGTCGAGTCGATGAGCTGGATGGCTTGGACAGCAGTCTGGGGCATAACACCGACACCTGGTCGTCGGATAATACCTACGAGACCATATCCAACGGCACACGCCGGCAGCTGCAGGGACAGCTGCTGGAACCTGCCCAGCCATCTCCGCCCATCAAGCGGATGAACTCCACCAAGCGGATCAAGAAGGAGCTGCGCAACAAGCGCTCCAGTTTCCTTGGCATCGAGACCGACGGCGATCTTGATGACATGGAGAGTTATCTGGAGCTGACGGTGGCCCCGCCGCCGGATATGGCGCAGCTCCTGCAGGAAGAGCGTCGACTGGAGAAGCAGCTGTACATCAAGGCGGGACTGTGCGACAGTTCGGACACGG GCGATAGCCGCGACTCGGGCGTTTCGGAGAACCACTCGCGCCAGAGCAGCGAGCACTACACCAACTCCTCAGAGGAGAACGATACGCAGTCGGAGGCCACACCGCCACCGCTGCCTCCGCCGCCGGCTACCACGCATCTGGGCGAGGTGATTTACCAGAACGAAAACCTACTGCTGGCGGCACAGACACCTCTACTCCAGACGGTCAAAGGTAACTCGGCCGAATCCTGGACAGAATCGGCAacggcggctgcggcggccACTCAATCGCTGAGCGAAGCCACTGCAACGGCCAATGCTAAGATGCAGTCCATCGAGGAGAAGATACGGGAGCAGGGCGAGGTGTTGCGTGTGGAGCGAGAACTTCTGCACTTTTCG CAGGAGGAACTGAAGCGGCAGCGTGAGAATCTTCTGCTGCGCGAAAACCTGGCACGTCGGGAGCTGCAACATGGGGCAAAGATGCTGATGTCAAACAACCGTCGTTCCCTGCAGGATTTGCACCATGGCCTGGGCATTGGCAATGGGATGCTGAGCGCCTTCcaaccaccgccgccgccacagcaccaccagcagccaCTACACCCGACGCATCCGCAGCAGATCTACGCCAACgtgccacagcagcagcaacagcagcagcagcagaaggcgGCGCTGTATGCTTATCACCAGATGGACACGGACTACCGCAAGTCCATGTCGGATCTAAACGAGTTCTCCAACCGCCTAATGTTGCCGCCAACGCCGCCCACAAAGCCATTACGAGCAATGCACATAGCCGCCGCCAATGGTCACGGCCTGGAGCCCGACTATGCGGTTAGTACGAGGCAGCGACAACCGCCAGTTCCTTATGGCGGCTCCCTGGTGAAGATCGCTGGGGCTCCCATGGGCCCGCGACTATCCGGTCCCGGTTATCCCGTTCAGGCCTCAGCGGCGGCTGCCTACCACCACCAATCGGCCCAGAATCTGAGCAATATGTCGCGGAATACATTGCTCGCCCTGAGTGCCACGCCCAAGCCCAAATACACAGACGGTTGGGTGCAGGTGCAGCAGCGGAAGAGCTACGACAGCAACTTGGCCAACGATCCGGCCTGGCTCTCCGCCCAGCAGCAGAAGCGCAAGTCCATGCCGGACTATGGCGGAGCCGtctacaacaacaaccactggCTTTTGCAGGAGGCGGAGCAGCGACGCATTGATCAGCTTAACCGGCGATCGATGCCGGCCAGCAAGTCGAATGGAAAGCCCTTGCCCGACTCCATCATCCAGACGCTGACGGAACGCGTTCAGAGCAAGGGCATTGGCGAACGAAAACG CTTTGATGGTAATGGAAACTATAGCCAGGTCAATGGCAACACCAACAATGGCTATCAGCAGCAAccgcatcagcagcagcagcagcaaccgcaGCATCCGCAGAagaccaacagcagcagcaacaacaacaacaacagcaatggCAGCCAGGAGAAGGTGCTCAGCGTCAGTGGCAAAAAGAAGTGCTCCCATTGCGGGGACGAACTAG GTCGCGGTGCTGCCATGATCATCgagtcgctgctgctgttctaCCACATCAACTGCTTCAAGTGCTGCGTCTGCCATGTGCAACTGGGCGATGGCCTCAATGGAACCGACGTCCGGGTGCGGAACCACAAGCTGCACTGCCAGAACTGCTATTCCAGCGACGAGTTCAAGTTCAGCTGCGTCTAG
- the smash gene encoding uncharacterized protein CG43427 isoform X6, protein MEATEQDVMLEGSEDLMSTSATSTNGSDTNGCGKKSSATSPDPTSYVAKARVTRPTPPAPSKNPMQFVQIKPCNLYQTAQQQLKKAEEVKKLKEVKKEEPEEWQNNLDNWKSSRRKRVEHIIDRVVETKKLELEEHDRMRRKSKTFTEMMEERAERGGPRGRAKLASLAVYNEDETNDLSDLGIGTSSASGKSSLSEDYDNNSVMSDNAAELDKAIGAAGSGAAGAASRNVDEQQNHINRNGSNGNHNNGVAVGQASTSNASKAAGREYISSPGYDTSSSTAPASSPDPCEYTYEGAIQDYKQRVQRASSNGNANANGKVNGEPIAYPTRRGSKIEDRLSGFEVTSPSDTQEGVEKQKVDVPKVDISKRKEIFEQAKSSSSHGAASAAPKVVLRDRLTNGNGGAPAGFKPEVKRLSGDISSIRDRMQSLEQQRNAFNSSKSVDVPVPPLKQRLNSLQQSVTKEEQKKPPLVALIDARQLEIMRGEEERMRQQQQQKKEQHLAQHQTTVASPPTAAPPALIIEEPPATSANDDSGIQEDTSEELQQQQQQLNAAIAALALEERQLEEAANAVNQIEAEFDELTDLNPSPLPPSPARPAAQTSSSSPSSSSAASAPIQAANQAAAPPLRDMEFSLHSLHAYCQQKLLQVYNFRDQRSS, encoded by the exons ATGGAGGCCACCGAACAGGATGTCATGCTGGAGGGCAGCGAAGACCTCATGTCCACATCGGCCACGTCCACAAATGGTAGCGACACAAACGGTTGCGGCAAGAAATCG TCCGCAACCTCGCCAGATCCCACATCGTACGTGGCCAAGGCGCGAGTGACGCGTCCCACGCCGCCAGCCCCCTCGAAGAATCCGATGCAGTTCGTCCAGATCAAGCCCTGCAACCTATACCAGACCgctcagcagcagctgaagaaGGCCGAGGAGGTCAAGAAGCTGAAGGAGGTGAAGAAGGAGGAGCCCGAGGAGTGGCAGAAC AACCTTGACAATTGGAAATCGTCAAGGCGAAAACGTGTCGAGCACATCATCGATCGTGTGGTGGAGACGAAGAAGCTCGAGCTGGAGGAGCATGATCGCATGCGGCGGAAATCGAAGACATTCACCGAAATGATGGAGGAGAG GGCCGAAAGGGGCGGACCTCGGGGCCGTGCCAAGCTGGCTTCCCTGGCCGTCTACAATGAGGATGAAACGAATGATCTGAGCGACCTGGGGATCGGGACGAGCAGTGCCAGCGGCAAGAGCAGCCTGTCCGAGGATTACGACAATAATAGTGTTATG AGTGACAATGCCGCCGAGCTGGACAAGGCCATTGGCGCCGCTGGTTCTGGGGCTGCGGGAGCAGCTTCCCGCAACGTGGACGAGCAGCAAAATCACATCAACCGCAACGGCAGCAATGGCAACCACAACAACGGAGTGGCCGTTGGCCAGGCGAGCACATCGAATGCCTCCAAGGCAGCAGGCAGAGAGTACATCTCCTCGCCGGGATACGACACATCCTCCAGCACGGCGCCAGCCAGCTCTCCGGATCCCTGTGAATACACCTACGAGGGAGCGATCCAGGACTACAAGCAGCGGGTTCAAAGGGCCAGCAGCAATggcaatgccaatgccaatggCAAGGTGAACGGTGAACCCATCGCATATCCCACCCGGCGTGGCTCCAAGATTGAGGACCGTCTTAGCGGCTTCGAGGTGACCTCGCCCAGCGACACGCAGGAGGGCGTCGAAAAACAGAAAGTGGATGTACCCAAGGTGGACATCTCGAAGCGCAAGGAAATCTTCGAGCAGGCCAAGTCGAGTAGCTCTCACGGAGCTGCCTCTGCTGCTCCCAAAGTGGTGCTGCGGGATCGCCTGACGAATGGCAACGGCGGAGCCCCGGCTGGCTTCAAGCCGGAGGTAAAGCGTCTCTCGGGCGACATCTCCAGCATTCGAGATCGGATGCAGAGTCTCGAGCAGCAGCGCAACGCCTTCAATTCCAGCAAGAGTGTGGATGTGCCGGTGCCGCCACTCAAGCAGCGCTTGAACAGCCTGCAGCAGTCCGTTACCAAAGAGGAGCAGAAGAAGCCGCCGCTGGTGGCCCTCATCGATGCCCGCCAGCTGGAGATCATGAGAGGAGAGGAGGAACGGAtgcgtcagcagcagcagcagaagaaggAGCAGCATCTCGCCCAGCACCAGACAACGGTGGCCTCTCCGCCGACggcagctccaccagctctgaTCATAGAGGAGCCGCCGGCAACATCCGCCAACGATGACAGCGGCATCCAGGAGGACACCAGtgaggagctgcagcagcagcagcagcaactcaaTGCGGCCATCGCCGCCTTGGCCCTCGAGGAGCGTCAGCTGGAGGAGGCTGCCAATGCGGTCAACCAGATCGAGGCGGAGTTTGACGAGCTGACCGATCTGAATCCATCGCCATTGCCACCGTCGCCGGCTCGACCCGCGGCTCAGACCTCGTCTTCGTcaccgtcgtcgtcgtcagcTGCTTCAGCTCCAATTCAAGCGGCCAATCAGGCGGCAGCTCCTCCATTGCGGGACATGGAATTTAGT TTGCATAGTTTACACGCTTACTGCCAGCAAAAGTTGTTGCAAGTATACAATTTCCGAG ATCAACGAAGCTCTTGA